ACCGTGTCGTTCGTCACGTCGAACTTGTAGGACCATTCCGTGTCTTCGTTGATCGTGAATTCGCGCTCGTAGGAATCCATTTCATAGTTTGCCGGGTCGAGCAGGAAGTCAAAACCCGGGCCGGAGAAGACCGGCTTTTTCGGGTTGGAATTGTCCCACAGAAGGATGCCGCTGCCTTCCATGTCGTCCGACCGGAAGGTGACGTCGTGATTATTGGAATCGTCTTCCTCGGCATAGGCATAGGAAATCTCGTAGTCGAACGCCCAGTTGCCGGCGAAGGTCTGGCCGCCCACCGCGTAAGTCTGGATGTTGCGGACTTCTTCGCGCATACGCGCCTCGGCGTCGGATTCGGCGTAATCGAAAGCGTAGCCCGTGCTGGTGAGGGATGGGTCTTCCTCGTCGAGGCTGCGGATCTCCCACTTGTTGCGGGTTTCATCGTCCTTGTACTGGTTATACAGAGTCCGCAGGTACAGCTCGGTGTTTTCCGTCATCCGGTAGTCGATGTTGACGACCATGCCGATGCGTTCGCGGGTCAGGTCGTAGAAGCGCTGCTCATAGTCGTCATCCGGCACGAAAGCGCCGAGATCGTCGTTAAAGCCCCAGCCGCCGGTCTCATTGTTGTGCGCCTGGATGCGGAGGTCCTGATAGTTCAGCGAGGCGGCAACACCCAGCTTGTCCCCGAACACGTTGGAATAGGTCAGCGTGCCTTTCGGTGAGATCTCTTCAGTGATCTCGTTGTAGGATCCTTCCAGTTTTGCGCGGAAGAACCGGCCGTCGCGGTCAAACGCCGAGATGGTTTTCAGGTTGATGACGCCGCCGATCGTGTCGGCATCGACGTCCGGCGTGAGAGACTTCTGGACTTCGATGCCGTCCAGCAGGTCAGATGGCACGCCATCCAGCAGGACGCCGCGGCGGTCTTCCGGGGATGGGGTACGCACACCGTTGATTGTGGCGGAGATCAGGTCGGTATTGATGCCGCGGATCGAAACATAGCGGCCTTCGCCCTGGTCATTCTCGATCGACAGGCCCGGCACGCGCGAAAGCGAGTCTGCCACAGTGGTGTCAGGGAAGTTGCCGAGACCGTCGGAGTCGATCACGTTGATCAGCGCGTCAGATGCGCGCTGCTGGTTGATGGCGCCGGCTTGCGCGGCCGAAGAACCGACGACGAGCACGTTATCGAGGTAGCGGACATCGCCGCCGAGCGTCAGGTCCACAGTTGCGGTGCCGGACAGGGAGACATCGGCGGTGACGGTGTCAGCCCCAACATAGGAAACCGACAGGGTGTAGTCGCCGGCGGGGATATTGTTGAAGCGGTAGGCCCCGAAACGGTCGGAAGAAACGGTCCGGCCCAGCTCCTCGATGGTGACGAGGGCGCCCTGGAGCGGTGCTTCCCCGGACGCATCGGTGACCTTGCCGGTGATGATGTCGGCGGACGCCGCCTGGATAAGTCCGGCTGAGGCAACCCCGAGCGCGAGCAGTGAACGATATGATTTTGTCATGACAGACCCCTCTGTGAACGAAGGCGCCTTCCCACAGTTTCTTGACGGCCTGATTTCGAATTTGTCACCGTTCCATGACACGCGCTGATTGATGCCGCACCGCAGAGAGAAAACCGCAGATTGCCACGCGACTGCGCTATTCCGGCAACAGCCGGGCCTGCCGGTTTCCAGAATTTTGTAAGGCACCGAAACGGGATCTGTCTGGCCGGCCGGGTGAGTCCCACGAGGGTGCGGCATGTCCGCAATCGGGCATCCGGCCCCTTGGAATCTCATGATTTACGCTTATGTAAAGTGTAAAGTAAGACCGGAGAGATCGAAATGATCAGGGACAGTGAGAATATGGAGCCGCTGGTGGCCGAAGCCACAGGCCTGCTCAAATCCCTCAGCCACCCGGACCGGCTGATGATCTGCTGCCAGCTGCGCGGCGGTGAAACGTCAGTTGGAGAGATGGAAGCCGACCTCGGCATTCCACAACCGCGCCTGTCGCGGGAACTCGCCAAGCTGCGCGAGGAGGGTGTGCTGACGGCGCGCCGGGATGCGCGGCAGGTTTTCTATACACTTTCAGACAAGCGCGCGCATTCCATGGTGGATGCGATCTGCTCGGTCATGCTGGGCCAGCAGGCCGATCCCGGTGTGCGCATTTCAAAAACAGCCAAAACCAGAAATTAAGGAGCCCGCGATGACCAATCCAGTTGTGACAGCTTTCTTCGACGAGCCCACGTTCACGGTGAGCTATGTTGTGGCCGACCCGGACACCAAGACCTGTGCCGTGGTCGATTCGGTGCTGGATTTCGATCCTGCGTCCGGACGGACCAACACCGAGTCTGCAGACGAGATCATTGAGTTCATTCAGAAAAACGATCTGGAGATCGCGTGGGTCCTGGAGACCCATGTACATGCCGATCACCTGTCGGCCGCGCCGTATATCCAGGAAAAGCTGGGCGGCAAGATCGCCATCGGTGCCGAGATCCGCACGGTGCAGGACACGTTCGGCAAGATCTTCAATGAAGGCACCCGCTTCCAGCGCGACGGCAGCCAGTTCGACAAGCTGATGGTGGACGGCGACACATTCCGTATCGGGAACATCGAGGCCCATGCCATTCACACGCCCGGCCACACGCCGGCCTGCATGACCTACGTGGTCGGCGACGCGGCTTTCGTGGGCGATACCATGTTCATGCCGGACTATGGCACCGCCCGGGCGGACTTTCCCGGCGGAGACGCCCGCACGCTCTACCGTTCGATCAAGAAAGTGCTGAGCCTGCCGCCCGAAACGCGCCTGTTCATGTGCCATGACTACAAGGCGCCGGGCCGGGACGAGTACAAGTGGGAAACCACGGTCGCCGAGGAACGGGCGAACAATGTTCACGTCCATGACGGGATCACCGAGGACGAATTCGTCGCCATGCGCGAGGCGCGGGATGCGACGCTGGACATGCCGCGGCTGATTCTGCCTTCGATCCAGATCAACATGCGCGCAGGGCAGATGCCGGAACCGGACGATAATGGCACCAGCTATCTGAAAATTCCGCTGAACGCTCTATAGTGCCGGAAAAAGCCGGGGGCTGAACGCGTGAAACTGTCGGAACATCTGCCCATTCTTGAATGGGGCCGGGCCTATAATGGCGGGACGTTCGCCAATGACATGATGGCGGCGGTGATCGTGACGGTGATGCTGATCCCGCAATCGCTGGCCTATGCGATGCTGGCGGGCCTGCCGCCGCAGGTGGGGCTGTATGCCTCCATCCTGCCGCTCATGGTCTACGCGATTTTCGGCACCAGCCGGACGATGGCCGTCGGCCCGGTGGCGATCCTGTCGCTGATGACGGCCGTGGCTGCCGGCAAGGTGGCCGAGCAGGGCACGCCGGAATACCTGACCGCCGCGATCATCCTGGCCGTCCTGTCGGGCCTGATCCTGGTCGTCATGGGCATCTTCCGGCTGGGCTTCCTCGCCAATTTCCTGAGCCACCCGGTCGTCTCCGGCTTTGTCACCGCGACGGGCATCCTGATCGCGGTCAGCCAGCTGAAATACCTGCTGGGCGTACAGGCCAACGGGCACAACATCATCGAGACGCTGGCCAGCATCATTAGCCATCTGGGCGACGTGAACTGGTATACGGTCGCCATCGGCGGGCCTGCGGTGGCCTTCCTGTTCTGGGCCCGCAAAGGCCTGAAGCCGCTGCTGCTGGCGCTGGGCCTCAAGGAGAATATCGCCGCCATGCTGGCCCGGTCCGGCCCGGTTCTGGCCGTGGTGGTGGGCGGCGTGGCCGTCGCCGCTTTCGGGCTGGAAGCGAAAGGCGTGCGCATCGTCGGCGACATTCCGAAGGGGCTGCCGGGCCTGACCGTGCCCAGTTTCGACCCCGGCCTGTGGCAGTCGCTGCTCGGCTCCTCCGCGCTGATCGCGATGATCAGCTTCATTGAATCGGTCTCCATGGCGCAGACGCTGGCCGCCCGGCGCCGCCAGCGGATCGACCCGGACCAGGAACTGGTCGCCCTCGGCGCCTCCAGCCTCGCGGCAGGTTTTTCCGGCGGCTATCCGGTGACGGGCGGCTTTGCCCGTTCTGCCGTGAACTTCGATGCAGGCGCCGAAACGCCGGCGGCCGGCGCCTACACCGCCGTCGGCATCGCGCTGGCGGCCCTGTTCCTGACACCGCTGCTCTACAATCTGCCGCAAGCCGTGCTGGCCGCGACGGTCATCGTGGCCGTGCTGGGCCTGGTGGACCTGAAAAAGCTGGCCCACACGCTGAGCTATTCGAAGCGGGATTTTGCCGCCATGCTGGGCACGATCCTCGTGACGCTGCTGGCGGGCGTGGAACTGGGCGTGACGACCGGCATCATCGTCTCAATCGGCCTGCACCTTTATGTCACCTCAAAGCCGCACTTTGCGATTGTGGGGCAGGTGCCCGGCACCCACCATTTCCGGAATGTGAACCGCCATGCCGTGGTCACGCCGAAGCATATCGTCACGATACGGATCGACGAGAGCCTCTATTTTGCCAATGCGCGTTTCCTGGAGGATACGGTTTACTGTGTCCTCGGGAACCGGCCGGATGTCGAGCACATTGTCCTGATGTGCCCGGCGGTGAACCATATCGATGTCAGCGGCCTTGAAAGCCTGGAGGCGATCAACCGGCGCCTGAAGGATGCGGGCGTCACCCTGCACCTCAGTGAGGTGAAGGGGCCGGTGATGGACCGGCTGAAACGCACGCATTTCCTGGATGAATTGACCGGCAATGTGTACCTGAACCAGTTCGATGCCATCGTGGACCTCGACTATGATTGCGCGAAATCCGCCATCGAAAAGACGGGCGAAGTGACCGACCCGGCCTCAGACCCATGCCCCTCGCAATGCATTGCGGGCGTGCGGGAGATGAGCTGACCGCCGTCCTCCAATCCAACAGGTAAGGGCCTGCGCCAGTCTCCGCGCATGGCTGGACAATCACGAAGACGAGACATCACCGAACGCGACGGGCGGGCGATGCGGCTGCTGTATCTCAGCGGGCGCAGCGTGGCGGAGATCGCGCGCAGGCTGGACCGCGATGCGGCGGTCATTTCCCGGTACATGACACGGCATGACCTGAAGCGGCCTGAGGCGCCGCTGGAGCGGCAGACGCTGGCGCTGGAATATGCCTTTGACCTTCAGATCGATGCCCTCGTATCCGCTCAGGGAACGGAGGAGATCAACGCATCGGTGGCGATGATCGTGCGCACAGCGGGAGAAGTGCGCCGGATGCAGGAGGCCCAAACACAGGTGGCCCAGACACAGGGCGCAAAGGGGGAGCATGCCAATGCAAGTGCGGAAGCCGCGAGGGAGCGGTACGACCATCTCGAGGGATTGCTCGGAAATCTGGTCCCGGGATACGAGACAAAGAGTGAAGGACTGGACGGCGGCAGGCGCAAAGGGGCAGCCGGACCTGCGCGAGTTCGTGGAATATTTCCCCTTCCTGCTGACCTGCCGGGAGGCGCAGGTAAACCCGCCGGGCCACTGGCGGACCTGGCTGTTCCAGGGCGGGCGCGGGGCGGGCAAGACGCGCGCCGGGGCCGAATGGGTGCGCTGGCGCGTGATCAATGGAGCGGGGCGCGTGGCGCTGGTTGGGCCGACGCTGCACGATGTGCGCGAAGTGATGATCCATGGCGAGAGCGGCCTGATGGGCATCGAGCCCGAAACCCGCTGGCGCCCGGTCTATCATGCCACCCGCCGGATGCTGGAATACACGAACGGGGCCCGGGCCTACGTCTTCTCGGCGGAAGATCCGGACAGTTTGCGCGGGCCGCAATTCGACGCGTCCTGGTGCGACGAGGCGGCGGCCTGGCACTATGCGGACGCGACATGGGACATGTTGCAGATGGCGCTGCGCCTCGGAACGAACCCGTCCGCGCTGGTGACGACGACGCCCCGGCCCACGGCGCTGATGCGGCGCCTGCATGCCGGGCCGGACACCGTGGTGACGCAGAGCACGACGCGGGAAAATGCGGATCATCTCGCGCCCGGCTTCCTGAGCGTGATGGAGGCGGCCTATGGCGGCACGCGTCTCGGGCGGCAGGAGCTGGATGGCCAGATGGTGGAAGACCCGGAGGGCGCGCTGTTCCTCCGGTCACGGATTGACGAGACGCGGTCGGGCATTGTGCCGGCGCTGTGGGATGTCGTGGTCGCGGTGGACCCGCCCGCCACCAGCGGGGCGGCGGCGGATGCCTGCGGTATCGTTGCGGCAGGCCGGGCCGGGAACGATGCCTATGTGCTGGGCGATGCCTCCGCGCAGGGGCTGCGTCCGCTGGACTGGGCGGGCCGGGCTGTGGCCCTTGTGCGCCAGGTGGGCGCGCGGGAAGTGATCGCGGAGGCGAACCAGGGCGGCGAAATGGTGCGGCAGGTGCTGGAGACGGCAGGCTGTCCGGTGCCGGTGCGGCTGGTGCAGGCGCGCCTGTCGAAGCGGGCAAGGGCGCTGCCGGTGGCGACGCTGTATGAGCAGGGCCGCGTGCATCATGCGGGGCAGCTCGGCGCGCTGGAGGACGAAATGTGCGCCTTCGGGGCGGAGGGGTTTACTGGCTCGCCCGACCGCGTGGACGCGCTGGTCTGGGCTGTCTGGGCGCTGATGCTGGACGAGGCCGCTGTCGGTGTGCGCCAGTTGTGAGGCGTCTAGTTCCCGGTGCGGAAGCTCTTGCGGCCGAAATAGGAGCCGGAGGAGGCGGGCTTTTTCGGCGCTTCGGGCTCGGCCGGGGTGTCGGTATCGGCGTCGGTGTCTGCGGGCGTTTCCGCAGCAGGCTCTTCCACCGGGGCCTCGGCAGCCGGGGTTTCTGCCGGGGCTGGCGCGGTAGCGTCCGGCGTCTTGCCGTCCATCAGGTCGCGGATCCAGGCGCAGGCGGCTCCTGCGGTGGAGACCTCGATGTCCGGCACGCTCTTGTCGAGGCGGCGGGCCAGCAGCCGGGCCTGGTGCGCGGTCAGCGATTTCAGCTGCGCCTCGAAAATGTCCTTGCCGACGGCGTCCCGCAGGGCCCGCATGACCTCCACGGTTTGCCCGGCGGAGATCATCAGCTTCTTGGTCAGCAGGCCGGCCGCGGCGGCGTATTCCTTTTCGCCCAGCGCGCTGAAGGCCTGGTTCAGGAGGGCTGTCAGCGCCTCGGCGCCAGCCTTGTGTGCGTCGCCGCTCATGCCAGCGCCGCCTTCACTTCAGCCAGCAGGTCCTTGATGACCGGCAGCGCGCCACCGGACCATTTCGCCTCGATCGTCGGATCGGGGCCAAGTTCGATCGGGTTGGTGGCAAAGCCTGATTTCATCGGGATGACGGTCTTGAACATGGTGAACTCGGCTTCCTGGGCCGCCGCCGCTTCGCGCATGGCATTCAGCACGACCTGCTGGTGTGGAGAATTGTCATACCGGGTCGCCAGCACCATGGGGAGTCTCTTCACGTCGCGGTCGCGCAGGCCCTCCATCACGTCGCCGGTGAAGAGGTCGAGCCCGAGCGTGGACATGAAGTCCGGAATGGTCGGCACGATCACGAGGTGGCTGGCGGCCAGCACGGATTCGGTCATGGTCGAGATGCCGGGCGGGCAGTCGCACAGGATGACGTCATACTTCGCTTTGAGCAGGTTGAAGTCGTCGCGCAGGCGCCGGCCGACCTGGTTCTCCAGGGCTTCCATGGAATAGCCCTGCTCGGTGAGGTGATAGATCAGCTCTTTCTCGGTCTTGCGCAGGCGCGGGCTGGAGGGGATCAGGTCCAGCGGCAGCGGCTTGCCATTCGCGGTGACGTCGGAGGCATCGGTGACGATGTATTCTTCCAGCCGCTTCTGCTCGTTCGCCTCGAAATTTTCCAGCAGCCAGTCGGAGATCGTGGCATAGTCGCTGATCGCCTGGAACAGGTGTTCGTCCCCTTCATTGCCGAAGACCAGCAGGGAAGCATTGGCCTGTGTATCCAGGTCGACGACCAGCACGCGGCGCCCTTCGGCTGCAAAGGCTTCTGCCAGGCTGACGGTGGTTGTGGTCTTGCCCACGCCCCCCTTGGAATTGGCAATGGAAATCACGCGTGCCGACATTCTAGCAGCTCCTCAACCCCTTGAAACGGAAGCTACCGACAAAGCAGATTTGCACCCCCGTGGCTACGCCTGAACGTCGCAGGCCTGTGGGAAATAGCAGCGCCTGTCCCGCAGGGATAAGCATGCTTTGCTTTGTATTTATTGAGTATTTTAAATCCCAATCCTCCGGGGAGGGCCGCGCCTTAACTTCACGCCATCAAACGACGGAGGCGATTGCGGCGGCATGGCGTGGAACTGGATCCCGGGAAAAAACAGGCATGAGTCGAAATCGGCTCCACCCATGGTGGCGCTCACCGATCCAGGAGGCCCGAATTGGGGCGGCCGGGACGGCGGCGCGCTGACCCGGGATGGCTATCTGCGCAACGCCGTGGCGTATCGCTGTGTCCGCATGGTGGCCGAGGCCGCGGCCTCCGTTCCGCTGGCCACGGCGCATGAGGAAGCCGCCCGCCTGATCCGCAAACCGGCGCCGGAAATGGCCGGCCCGGCCTTCCTGGAGGGCGTCTACACTCAGCTGCAATTGCACGGGAATGCCTTCATCGAGGCGGTGACCCTGCCGGGCGGGGAAGACGGCGAGGAGCCGGGCATCGACGCGCTCTACGCCCTGCAGCCGGGCCGTGTGCGCCCCATCACAGACGGCCGGGGCTGGGCCGAGCGTTGGGCGGTGCGGGAACGCAAGGGCGAACGCCTGCTGCCGCGCGAGGCGGTGCTGCACCTGAAACTGTTCCACCCGGAAGACGACATACTCGGCCTGCCGGCGCTGGCCCCGGCCCGCCGCGCGCTGGACCTGCACAATGCCTCCGCCGACTGGGCCAAATCCCTGATCGACAATTCGGCCAAGCCCTCCGGCGCGCTGATCTGGTCCGGCCATGGCCGTATGCCGCCCGAACAGTTCGACCGGCTGAAGCAGGATCTCGATGCACTTTACTCCGGCGCGGCGAATGCCGGGCGGCCGCTGCTGCTGGAAGGCGGGCTCGACTGGCGGCCCATGTCGCTTTCGCCCGCGGACATGGATTTCCTGGAGGCCCGCAACAGTGCCGCGCGGGAGATTGCGCTGGCGCTGGGCGTGCCCCCGCAACTGCTGGGCATTCCGGGAGACAATACGTATGCGAACTACAAGGAAGCCAATCTTGCCTTCTGGCGGATGACCGTGCTGCCGCTGGCCGAAAAGATGGCAGCGTCCTTGTCGGTATGGCTGGACGAGCCGCTGGGCGGGGACGTGGACGTGCGCTGCGATCTCGACCGCGTGCCGGCGCTGTCCGCCGAGCGCGAGGCGCTGTGGGCGCGGCTGGAAGCGGCCTCCTTCGCGACGCCGGATGAGAAGCGCAAACTGGCGGGGCTCGGCTGATGGAGATCGAAAAGAAAGTCACGCTCAGCCTCGTCATCGCCATCCTCGTGCAGACCGGCGGCGCGCTCGTCTGGGCAGGCTCTGCCGCCGAACGCATCCGCGCCGTGGAGACGGAACTGGATGACCGCAAGATGGTCTCCGAACGGCTGGTGCGGGTCGAGGCGCAGCTGGAATCCGTGAGCGGCCAGCTGAACCGGATCGAACGCCGCATGGAGGCGCGCGATGAGTGATCTGTTGATCGAAGGCTATGCCGCCCTGTTCGGAATACCGGACCAGTCGGGAGACGTGGTGCGCGCGGGGGCGTTCGCGCACGCGCTCCGGTCCGGGGCCGCCCTGCCGATGCTGTTGCAGCATCGGCAGGGCGCGCTGGCCGGGCGCTGGACGCGGATCACCGAAGACGGACGCGGCCTGTTCATGCGTGGGCTGATCGAAAAGCCGGGTGTGCAACAGCTGGTGCGCGGTGGCCTCAGCGGCCTGTCCATCGGGTTCCGGCCGCGCCTGTGGAAGCCGCTGCCCGGTGGCGGGCGGGAGCTGATCGAAGTGGATCTCGTGGAAGTGTCGCTGGTGCAGGCGCCGATGCAGGCACGGGCACGGTTTGGTGTGGTGGGCGCGGAGGCGGCTTGAGCAAGCCCGCGCGCGTGCTTCGACTTCGCTCAGCATGAGCGCTTCGGAGGTGCGGCGTGAAAGGAACTCATCCTGAGCGAAGTCGAAGGATGAAGCGTGAAGACAGGATTTCAAAAGGAGTGGCAATGACCAAGGAAACCAAGATGGCAGGCGGCAACAAGGCGGCAGAGGCCGACCTGATGGCGGCGTTCGAGGCCTTTCGCGAGGCGAACGATGCGCGGCTGGCCGAGATTGAATCGAAAGGGGCAAGCGATCCGCTGACGGATGAGCGCCTGTCCCGGATTGACCGGCGTCTGGAGGCGCTGAGCCTCAAGATGGCGCGGCCGGAGGCGGGCGCGGCCCCGGCGGCGGAGCCGGATGCCCGCACCGAAGCCTGGGGGCGTTACCTGCGCCAGGGCGACGACAGCGGCCTCGCAAAACTGGACGTGAAGGCCCTGAACACGGGCACAGATGCGCAGGGCGGCTATGTTGCCCCGCCGGAACTGGACCGATTGATTGAGGCCCGCCTCCTGGCGGCAAGCCCGATGCGCCAGATTGCGACCGTGCGGCAGACCTCTGCCGGCACCTATCGTAAGCCAGTCAGCCTCGGCGCGGCAGCAAGCTGGGTGGCCGAGGAAGGCGCGCGGACCGAGACCACGCATTCCGGCCTCGCCTTGCTGGAATTTCCCGCGGGGGAACTCTACGCCATGCCCGCGGCGACGCAGGCCCTGCTGGAGGATTCCTACGCCGACATCGACGCCTGGCTGGCCGATGAGGTGGAGAATGCCTTTGCCGCGCAGGAATCGGCGGCCTTCGTGACGGGTGATGGCACGAACAAGCCGAAGGGCTTTCTCGATTATGAGATTGTCGCCGAGGCGAGCCATGTCTGGGGCAAGGTCGGCTCGGTCGCGGGGGATTTTGGTGCTGCCAATGCCGCCGACCAGCTGATCGATCTGATCTACACGCCGAAAAGCCAGTTCCGCGCCAATGGCCGGTTCGTGATGAACCGGCGCACGGTGTCAGCCGTCCGTAAACTGAAGGACGGCGACGGGCGCTATCTGTGGCAACCGGGCACCGGCGGGGACCCGGCCACGATCCTCGGCTATCCGGTGACGGAAGTCGAAGACATGCCGGACATCGGCAGCGGCAATGCGGCCATCGCCTTCGGAGATTTCCGCCGCTTCTACCTGATCGCCGACCGGCAGGGCGCCCGCGTCCTCCGCGACCCATT
This is a stretch of genomic DNA from Hyphomonas adhaerens MHS-3. It encodes these proteins:
- a CDS encoding DNA-packaging protein; the protein is MKDWTAAGAKGQPDLREFVEYFPFLLTCREAQVNPPGHWRTWLFQGGRGAGKTRAGAEWVRWRVINGAGRVALVGPTLHDVREVMIHGESGLMGIEPETRWRPVYHATRRMLEYTNGARAYVFSAEDPDSLRGPQFDASWCDEAAAWHYADATWDMLQMALRLGTNPSALVTTTPRPTALMRRLHAGPDTVVTQSTTRENADHLAPGFLSVMEAAYGGTRLGRQELDGQMVEDPEGALFLRSRIDETRSGIVPALWDVVVAVDPPATSGAAADACGIVAAGRAGNDAYVLGDASAQGLRPLDWAGRAVALVRQVGAREVIAEANQGGEMVRQVLETAGCPVPVRLVQARLSKRARALPVATLYEQGRVHHAGQLGALEDEMCAFGAEGFTGSPDRVDALVWAVWALMLDEAAVGVRQL
- a CDS encoding SulP family inorganic anion transporter encodes the protein MKLSEHLPILEWGRAYNGGTFANDMMAAVIVTVMLIPQSLAYAMLAGLPPQVGLYASILPLMVYAIFGTSRTMAVGPVAILSLMTAVAAGKVAEQGTPEYLTAAIILAVLSGLILVVMGIFRLGFLANFLSHPVVSGFVTATGILIAVSQLKYLLGVQANGHNIIETLASIISHLGDVNWYTVAIGGPAVAFLFWARKGLKPLLLALGLKENIAAMLARSGPVLAVVVGGVAVAAFGLEAKGVRIVGDIPKGLPGLTVPSFDPGLWQSLLGSSALIAMISFIESVSMAQTLAARRRQRIDPDQELVALGASSLAAGFSGGYPVTGGFARSAVNFDAGAETPAAGAYTAVGIALAALFLTPLLYNLPQAVLAATVIVAVLGLVDLKKLAHTLSYSKRDFAAMLGTILVTLLAGVELGVTTGIIVSIGLHLYVTSKPHFAIVGQVPGTHHFRNVNRHAVVTPKHIVTIRIDESLYFANARFLEDTVYCVLGNRPDVEHIVLMCPAVNHIDVSGLESLEAINRRLKDAGVTLHLSEVKGPVMDRLKRTHFLDELTGNVYLNQFDAIVDLDYDCAKSAIEKTGEVTDPASDPCPSQCIAGVREMS
- a CDS encoding ArsR/SmtB family transcription factor, whose protein sequence is MIRDSENMEPLVAEATGLLKSLSHPDRLMICCQLRGGETSVGEMEADLGIPQPRLSRELAKLREEGVLTARRDARQVFYTLSDKRAHSMVDAICSVMLGQQADPGVRISKTAKTRN
- a CDS encoding ParA family protein gives rise to the protein MSARVISIANSKGGVGKTTTTVSLAEAFAAEGRRVLVVDLDTQANASLLVFGNEGDEHLFQAISDYATISDWLLENFEANEQKRLEEYIVTDASDVTANGKPLPLDLIPSSPRLRKTEKELIYHLTEQGYSMEALENQVGRRLRDDFNLLKAKYDVILCDCPPGISTMTESVLAASHLVIVPTIPDFMSTLGLDLFTGDVMEGLRDRDVKRLPMVLATRYDNSPHQQVVLNAMREAAAAQEAEFTMFKTVIPMKSGFATNPIELGPDPTIEAKWSGGALPVIKDLLAEVKAALA
- a CDS encoding phage portal protein yields the protein MVALTDPGGPNWGGRDGGALTRDGYLRNAVAYRCVRMVAEAAASVPLATAHEEAARLIRKPAPEMAGPAFLEGVYTQLQLHGNAFIEAVTLPGGEDGEEPGIDALYALQPGRVRPITDGRGWAERWAVRERKGERLLPREAVLHLKLFHPEDDILGLPALAPARRALDLHNASADWAKSLIDNSAKPSGALIWSGHGRMPPEQFDRLKQDLDALYSGAANAGRPLLLEGGLDWRPMSLSPADMDFLEARNSAAREIALALGVPPQLLGIPGDNTYANYKEANLAFWRMTVLPLAEKMAASLSVWLDEPLGGDVDVRCDLDRVPALSAEREALWARLEAASFATPDEKRKLAGLG
- a CDS encoding TonB-dependent receptor, which produces MTKSYRSLLALGVASAGLIQAASADIITGKVTDASGEAPLQGALVTIEELGRTVSSDRFGAYRFNNIPAGDYTLSVSYVGADTVTADVSLSGTATVDLTLGGDVRYLDNVLVVGSSAAQAGAINQQRASDALINVIDSDGLGNFPDTTVADSLSRVPGLSIENDQGEGRYVSIRGINTDLISATINGVRTPSPEDRRGVLLDGVPSDLLDGIEVQKSLTPDVDADTIGGVINLKTISAFDRDGRFFRAKLEGSYNEITEEISPKGTLTYSNVFGDKLGVAASLNYQDLRIQAHNNETGGWGFNDDLGAFVPDDDYEQRFYDLTRERIGMVVNIDYRMTENTELYLRTLYNQYKDDETRNKWEIRSLDEEDPSLTSTGYAFDYAESDAEARMREEVRNIQTYAVGGQTFAGNWAFDYEISYAYAEEDDSNNHDVTFRSDDMEGSGILLWDNSNPKKPVFSGPGFDFLLDPANYEMDSYEREFTINEDTEWSYKFDVTNDTVLGDTPVTWKFGMKLRDREKVRDENLMIYERDDVLLTDYITDNARISGWRMGNPMFQWPSGELTKALRNDFTADELDEDGSNFDSLSADYTIKEKILAGYGMGTFQMQNLTAVVGARVEATDVSSTGNIFFEEDDPANVGQRKYDDDYAHFLPSLNLKYAFADNLIGRAAYYSSIVRPAFGEMRPTFALNNDRDEAEMGNPDLDPYEAANIDASIEYYPTKLSVISAGVFYKEIRNAIFPVTYDIADVPGSIDLSFLDANTLAGLEEVSTYINAGKATVKGVEFNYVQGLGFLGDAFEGFLVSANLTLADSEATLPDGREVPLLKQNDTVWNVSLGYDKGPWDLRVSANYRGDYVDELFGENLDRYTGDHMRVEASAKYELNDHIQVYLEGKNLTDEPEFYYHGNESRLSQYDEFGWSAVFGVRLTY
- a CDS encoding MBL fold metallo-hydrolase, with amino-acid sequence MTNPVVTAFFDEPTFTVSYVVADPDTKTCAVVDSVLDFDPASGRTNTESADEIIEFIQKNDLEIAWVLETHVHADHLSAAPYIQEKLGGKIAIGAEIRTVQDTFGKIFNEGTRFQRDGSQFDKLMVDGDTFRIGNIEAHAIHTPGHTPACMTYVVGDAAFVGDTMFMPDYGTARADFPGGDARTLYRSIKKVLSLPPETRLFMCHDYKAPGRDEYKWETTVAEERANNVHVHDGITEDEFVAMREARDATLDMPRLILPSIQINMRAGQMPEPDDNGTSYLKIPLNAL
- a CDS encoding phage major capsid protein; amino-acid sequence: MTKETKMAGGNKAAEADLMAAFEAFREANDARLAEIESKGASDPLTDERLSRIDRRLEALSLKMARPEAGAAPAAEPDARTEAWGRYLRQGDDSGLAKLDVKALNTGTDAQGGYVAPPELDRLIEARLLAASPMRQIATVRQTSAGTYRKPVSLGAAASWVAEEGARTETTHSGLALLEFPAGELYAMPAATQALLEDSYADIDAWLADEVENAFAAQESAAFVTGDGTNKPKGFLDYEIVAEASHVWGKVGSVAGDFGAANAADQLIDLIYTPKSQFRANGRFVMNRRTVSAVRKLKDGDGRYLWQPGTGGDPATILGYPVTEVEDMPDIGSGNAAIAFGDFRRFYLIADRQGARVLRDPFSAKPYVLFYTTKRVGGGVQNFDAAKVMVF
- a CDS encoding HK97 family phage prohead protease — protein: MSDLLIEGYAALFGIPDQSGDVVRAGAFAHALRSGAALPMLLQHRQGALAGRWTRITEDGRGLFMRGLIEKPGVQQLVRGGLSGLSIGFRPRLWKPLPGGGRELIEVDLVEVSLVQAPMQARARFGVVGAEAA